From one Lycium ferocissimum isolate CSIRO_LF1 chromosome 7, AGI_CSIRO_Lferr_CH_V1, whole genome shotgun sequence genomic stretch:
- the LOC132061845 gene encoding probable glutamate carboxypeptidase AMP1 encodes MPQPCSTSLYVSTHKMLCISKHTLSFLFIILFFILAFFTTLHHYSTPIHHNKTSIFYFNTFLFSATNYTLSNYLRHLTIHPHLAGTQPSLDTALYVKSHFQSLNLQTHATNYTVLLSYPLFSSVTLHSANSSVHALKLSEPGLNGVVMPYHAYSPSGSVYGKPVFLNYGREKDYDVLGVHGVKVKGCIGIVRRDGGLSRNEVVEKAAERGVTAVLMFTDSEREFGGGVERGTVMNGLGDPLSPGWGGVENGEKLRIDDPLVMKRFPSITSLPISMMSAETILGSLGGAEMPYEWRKSMRFSTSGRVGPGPIMLNFTYQGERKMATVHNVFAVIKGSEEPDRFVLLGNHRDAWTYGAVDPNSGTAALLDIARRYALLMRLGWNPRRTIILCSWDAEEFGMIGSTEWVEQNLVNLGSKSVAYLNVDCAVQGPGFFPRTTPQFDDLLTEITKKVNDPDTDGTTLYERWTAANRGIKIQRLTAVDSDFSPFLHHAGVPSVDLYYGKDFPVYHTAFDSYDWMVNFGDPFFQRHVAVAGVWGLLALRLADDPILPFNYLSYAAELQDYTRMLSDLLEGSSISLRPITAATQQLAAAAKQILEEAKKLKEDEATDEHAALKRRMLNDRLMFAERGFLDAEGLQGRPWFKHMVYGPRNDGESELEFFPGIANAISRSSGLKSGEHNAAIQHEIWRVARAIQSAAHALKGELT; translated from the exons ATGCCTCAACCATGTTCTACTAGCCTCTATGTTTCCACCCACAAAATGTTGTGCATCTCAAAACACACCTTGAGTTTCCTCTTCATTATTCTCTTCTTCATTCTTGCTTTCTTTACAACTCTACACCATTACTCCACACCCATACATCATAATAAAACTTCCATTTTCTACTTCaacactttccttttttctgCCACTAACTACACCCTATCCAACTACCTACGCCACCTCACTATTCACCCTCATCTTGCTGGCACACAACCTTCGCTTGACACTGCTCTTTACGTTAAGTCTCATTTCCAATCTTTAAACCTTCAAACACATGCAACTAACTACACTGTTCTACTCTCATATCCTTTATTCTCTTCAGTTACTCTCCACTCTGCTAACAGTTCAGTGCATGCTTTAAAGTTGTCTGAACCAGGTTTAAATGGTGTTGTTATGCCTTATCATGCATATTCACCATCAGGGTCAGTGTATGGTAAGCctgttttcttgaattatggTAGGGAAAAAGACTATGATGTACTTGGTGTGCATGGTGTGAAGGTTAAGGGATGTATTGGGATAGTAAGGAGAGATGGTGGTTTGTCAAGAAATGAAGTTGTTGAGAAGGCTGCAGAGCGTGGTGTCACTGCAGTATTGATGTTTACTGATAGTGAAAGGGAGTTTGGTGGTGGGGTTGAAAGAGGGACAGTGATGAATGGTTTAGGGGATCCATTAAGTCCTGGTTGGGGTGGGGTTGAGAATGGTGAGAAGTTGAGAATAGATGATCCTTTGGTGATGAAAAGGTTTCCTAGTATAACTTCATTGCCTATATCAATGATGTCAGCTGAGACTATATTAGGTTCACTTGGGGGAGCTGAGATGCCTTATGAATGGAGAAAGAGTATGAGATTTAGTACTAGTGGGAGGGTTGGGCCTGGTCCCATTATGCTCAACTTTACCTACCAG GGAGAGAGAAAGATGGCAACAGTTCATAATGTTTTTGCTGTCATAAAGGGATCAGAAGAGCCTGATCGTTTTGTACTTCTTGGAAACCATAGAGATGCATGGACTTATGGAGCAGTTGACCCCAATAGTGGAACCGCGGCCCTGCTTGACATTGCTCGTAGATATGCTCTTCTCATGCGTTTGGGTTGGAATCCTCGAAGAACAATCATTCTCTGCAGTTGGGATGCAGAAGAGTTTGGGATG ATTGGATCAACTGAGTGGGTTGAGCAGAATCTTGTTAACCTTGGATCTAAATCTGTGGCCTACCTAAATGTGGATTGTGCAGTTCAAGGCCCTGGGTTTTTTCCCAGGACGACGCCTCAGTTTGACGATCTGCTTACCGAGATCACCAAGAAG GTTAATGACCCAGACACAGATGGCACGACTCTTTATGAAAGATGGACAGCTGCTAATAGAGGTATCAAA ATTCAACGGCTTACTGCGGTAGATTCAGACTTTTCCCCATTTTTGCACCATGCAGGGGTTCCTTCTGTTGATCTGTACTATGGCAAAG ATTTTCCAGTATATCACACAGCATTTGATTCCTACGACTGGATGGTAAACTTTGGGGATCCATTCTTTCAGCGGCATGTGGCAG TGGCAGGAGTTTGGGGACTACTTGCACTTCGCCTGGCTGATGATCCGATTTTACCTTTTAACTATCTCTCATATGCTGCTGAGCTACAG GACTATACCCGTATGCTGAGTGacttgttggaaggaagcagcATCTCATTGCGTCCTATTACTGCTGCCACTCAACAACTTGCTGCTGCAGCTAAacaaattctagaagaagcaaAG AAACTGAAAGAGGATGAAGCGACGGACGAGCATGCAGCACTGAAGCGACGAATGTTAAACGACCGGCTCATGTTTGCTGAGAGGGGATTTTTGGATGCAGAAGGGCTTCAGGGAAGACCATGGTTTAAGCATATG